From a single Acidobacteriota bacterium genomic region:
- a CDS encoding ABC transporter ATP-binding protein, which produces MHRHQFYTEEAKVYDIRLLKRLLGYVKPYAPYLVAAIFLLLLVSLFQLAAPYLTKIAIDRYIKAGDLVGLSRLAVLFAFILAFGFLFQFLEIYLVSYLGQRIIFDLRAKLFSHLIRFPLSFFDGNPVGRLMTRVMGDVRELNEFFTSGLVTILGDLFTLIGITVILLLMNLKLALITFTVIPLLFVAAFTFRSKVRRSFRTLRRLAAKINGFLEETIGGMSIIQLFTREKERFARFQELAREYRTNFLKTIFYFAVFFPAVEIISATAVGLIIWYGGGEVIRNALTLGSLVAFVQYAQRFFFPIRDLSQKYSIVQQAMAAAERVFRLLDTEPNIRDVSAPHPPFPVSGRVDFENVWFAYKPEEWVLEDVSFTVQVGEKVALVGATGAGKTSIISLLVRFYEVNRGRILLDGVDIRELPQSFLRQEVGVVTQDVFLFTGTVEENIRLGSPSSREEIVRVAQYLGVDEFIRRLPKGYDTEVGERGLKLSAGERQLIAFARMMLRNPKVILLDEATANVDPDTETLIQRGIERLAKERTLIIIAHRLSTIRFVDRIIVIHKGRVREVGSHKELLRKKGIYYKLYQLQYSNGERFSLPKEGLGRRGGVE; this is translated from the coding sequence ATGCATCGTCATCAATTCTACACCGAAGAGGCTAAGGTTTACGATATAAGGCTCCTTAAGAGGCTTCTTGGCTATGTGAAGCCGTATGCGCCCTATTTGGTGGCGGCGATCTTTTTGCTTCTCCTTGTTTCGTTGTTTCAACTTGCTGCTCCTTATCTCACCAAGATCGCCATTGACCGCTACATAAAGGCGGGAGACCTCGTCGGATTGAGCCGATTGGCTGTTCTCTTCGCCTTCATTCTTGCTTTTGGGTTCCTCTTCCAATTTTTGGAGATCTATCTCGTTTCCTATTTGGGTCAGCGGATAATCTTTGATCTAAGGGCGAAACTTTTTTCCCATCTCATTCGATTCCCTTTGTCGTTTTTCGATGGGAATCCGGTGGGTAGATTGATGACCCGGGTGATGGGGGATGTGCGGGAGCTCAACGAGTTCTTCACCTCAGGCTTGGTTACCATATTGGGAGACCTCTTCACCCTCATCGGCATCACCGTTATCCTCCTCCTTATGAACCTCAAGCTGGCGCTCATCACCTTTACCGTTATTCCCCTTCTCTTCGTCGCTGCTTTTACCTTCAGGAGTAAGGTAAGACGATCGTTCCGCACCTTGCGGAGGTTAGCGGCGAAGATAAACGGTTTCCTTGAGGAGACGATAGGGGGGATGAGCATCATTCAGCTTTTCACCAGAGAGAAAGAAAGGTTCGCCCGTTTTCAGGAGCTTGCCCGCGAATATCGGACCAACTTCCTGAAGACGATCTTCTACTTTGCCGTCTTCTTTCCCGCGGTCGAGATCATAAGTGCCACCGCAGTGGGCCTCATCATTTGGTATGGCGGAGGAGAGGTTATTAGGAACGCGCTCACCCTCGGCTCCCTGGTCGCCTTTGTTCAGTATGCTCAGCGTTTCTTCTTCCCCATCCGCGATTTGAGCCAAAAGTATAGCATTGTCCAGCAGGCGATGGCGGCGGCAGAGAGGGTGTTCCGTCTTCTCGATACGGAACCTAATATTCGGGATGTATCAGCGCCCCATCCTCCATTTCCCGTCTCAGGGAGGGTCGATTTTGAGAATGTCTGGTTTGCCTATAAGCCGGAAGAGTGGGTCCTTGAGGATGTGTCCTTTACCGTTCAGGTGGGAGAAAAAGTGGCGCTTGTCGGTGCCACCGGGGCAGGGAAGACCTCGATAATAAGCCTTCTCGTCCGGTTTTACGAGGTGAACCGGGGAAGGATCCTCCTCGATGGTGTGGATATAAGAGAGCTTCCCCAGTCCTTCCTTCGTCAGGAGGTGGGGGTGGTGACCCAGGATGTGTTCCTCTTTACGGGAACAGTGGAGGAGAATATAAGGCTTGGCTCTCCTTCTTCGCGAGAGGAGATAGTCCGTGTCGCTCAATATTTGGGGGTGGATGAGTTCATCAGGAGGCTCCCTAAGGGATATGATACAGAGGTGGGGGAACGAGGGCTGAAGCTTTCCGCTGGCGAGCGTCAACTCATCGCCTTTGCCCGAATGATGCTTAGAAACCCCAAGGTGATTCTCCTCGATGAGGCTACCGCTAATGTGGACCCGGATACCGAGACCCTTATTCAGCGGGGCATAGAGAGGTTAGCGAAGGAAAGAACGCTCATCATCATCGCCCACCGACTCTCCACTATTCGCTTCGTGGATAGGATAATCGTGATCCACAAGGGGAGGGTCCGTGAGGTGGGGTCTCATAAGGAACTCCTCAGGAAGAAGGGGATATACTACAAACTCTATCAACTCCAATATTCTAATGGTGAAAGATTTTCCCTTCCCAAGGAAGGGTTGGGGAGAAGAGGAGGAGTGGAGTGA
- a CDS encoding alcohol dehydrogenase catalytic domain-containing protein produces MRALVFDGEKLEIAEVPFPERGKGDALVRVIAAGICTTDIEITKGYFGFTGIIGHEFVGRVEDAEEGHLIGKRVVGEINIGCGKCDCCLSGDPRHCPGRKVLGIKDHPGAMADYLTLPARNLHLVPDEVSDEEAVFAEPLAAALEIMEEVDLRPSSRVALLGDGKLGQLIAQVVALSGAELTVFGRNERKLALLRDLGITVTSDTPSGEYDIVIEATGSPKGLPLACSLAKPRGKVVVKSTFSSDKAMLDVTDLVVRELTVIGSRCGPFPPALRFLKRGLVDVRRLITAVLPFERAIEGFSLAKERDSLKVILRMDEGS; encoded by the coding sequence GTGAGAGCGTTGGTGTTCGACGGCGAGAAGCTCGAGATCGCCGAGGTCCCTTTCCCGGAAAGGGGTAAGGGGGATGCCTTGGTCCGGGTTATCGCTGCTGGTATTTGCACCACCGATATCGAGATAACAAAGGGATATTTTGGTTTTACCGGGATAATAGGTCATGAGTTTGTCGGCAGGGTGGAGGATGCTGAGGAGGGACATCTCATCGGGAAGAGGGTGGTAGGTGAGATAAATATCGGCTGTGGTAAATGTGACTGTTGCCTTTCCGGTGATCCCAGACACTGTCCAGGGAGGAAGGTCCTTGGGATAAAGGATCATCCCGGAGCGATGGCGGATTACCTCACCCTCCCGGCAAGAAACCTTCATCTTGTACCGGACGAGGTCTCGGATGAGGAGGCGGTCTTCGCCGAGCCCTTGGCTGCTGCCTTGGAGATAATGGAGGAGGTTGACCTTCGCCCGAGCTCCCGGGTGGCTCTTCTCGGCGATGGGAAGCTGGGGCAGTTGATCGCCCAGGTGGTTGCCCTTTCCGGTGCCGAGCTTACCGTATTTGGCAGAAATGAACGAAAGCTCGCCCTCCTTCGCGATCTCGGGATCACCGTTACCTCGGACACCCCGAGCGGAGAGTACGATATCGTCATCGAAGCGACCGGTTCTCCCAAAGGGCTCCCCTTAGCTTGTTCCTTAGCCAAACCGCGGGGGAAAGTGGTGGTGAAGAGCACCTTCTCCTCTGATAAGGCGATGCTCGATGTAACCGATTTGGTAGTACGGGAGCTAACGGTGATCGGTTCTCGATGTGGTCCCTTCCCCCCGGCACTTCGCTTCCTTAAAAGGGGATTGGTCGATGTCCGCCGGTTGATAACCGCGGTATTGCCCTTTGAGCGGGCGATCGAAGGTTTCTCTCTGGCAAAGGAGCGTGATAGCCTTAAGGTGATACTGAGGATGGATGAGGGAAGCTGA
- a CDS encoding MtnX-like HAD-IB family phosphatase → MGYHIFVDFDGTITKTDTLQYILDTFGDKDWRKIEEAVSRGEIDEIDGLRLEFATVRASKEEVLVALDQAITIDEGFPSFWEWCREREIPLTILSGGFRFIINHILSKFGLSEIEFFANEVTVLDGRWEVIPYGGWRDCFSCNHCKSSHLWEEKEKGISTVYIGDGNTDRCAARYANIIFAKGKLAHYAEEYKIPFSLYENFIEVRDKLSRIIGAG, encoded by the coding sequence ATGGGCTATCATATCTTCGTTGACTTCGATGGCACGATAACCAAAACCGATACTCTGCAATATATACTCGATACCTTTGGGGATAAAGATTGGCGGAAGATAGAGGAGGCGGTTTCCCGGGGCGAGATCGATGAGATCGATGGCTTAAGGCTTGAGTTCGCCACCGTTAGAGCAAGTAAGGAGGAGGTGCTTGTTGCGCTCGATCAGGCGATCACCATCGACGAAGGTTTCCCTTCCTTTTGGGAATGGTGTCGAGAAAGAGAAATACCCCTAACCATCCTCTCAGGCGGTTTTCGATTTATAATCAACCATATCCTAAGTAAATTTGGTCTTTCCGAAATCGAGTTCTTCGCTAATGAGGTGACTGTTCTCGATGGAAGATGGGAGGTGATACCTTATGGCGGTTGGCGTGATTGCTTCTCCTGCAATCACTGCAAATCGAGCCACCTCTGGGAAGAGAAGGAAAAAGGGATAAGCACCGTCTATATTGGAGATGGGAACACCGATCGCTGTGCTGCCCGCTATGCCAATATTATCTTTGCCAAGGGAAAGCTTGCCCACTATGCTGAGGAGTACAAAATTCCCTTCTCCCTCTATGAGAATTTTATTGAGGTGAGGGATAAACTTTCCCGGATTATTGGGGCTGGTTAA
- a CDS encoding helix-turn-helix domain-containing protein produces the protein MRTRRRKNAQLIKTRKKVGKFLQRRRKDLGLNQDQVAKILNYKDKQAISNIERGVAPLPFNRIKKLANLLKLERKRLAKLACLDKDPDLFKDIEFVYIKPPEDEEQITDESKFMIPVITPAMCAKWKDFSNLSFPREVAEQYELGESNDPNAFYALMEGETEAEKIIQPGDLLLIEPNHPIGNKDLVLLVTSRGFKVRKLVKTPHGDALQPLDSDYDATCYEESKNNALFFIRALKRKVNKERLD, from the coding sequence ATGAGAACGAGAAGAAGGAAGAACGCCCAGTTAATTAAGACCAGAAAGAAGGTAGGGAAATTCCTCCAGCGCCGGAGGAAGGACTTGGGTCTCAATCAGGACCAGGTAGCGAAGATATTAAACTATAAGGATAAGCAGGCAATATCGAATATAGAGCGGGGGGTAGCACCTCTACCCTTTAACCGTATTAAGAAGCTCGCTAATCTCCTCAAGCTGGAGCGGAAGAGATTGGCTAAATTAGCCTGTCTTGATAAAGACCCTGACCTCTTCAAAGACATCGAGTTCGTCTATATAAAACCCCCCGAGGATGAGGAACAGATAACGGACGAAAGCAAGTTTATGATCCCGGTTATCACCCCAGCGATGTGCGCCAAATGGAAGGATTTTTCCAACCTTTCTTTTCCCCGGGAGGTAGCAGAACAATATGAGCTCGGGGAATCAAATGATCCAAACGCCTTCTACGCCCTGATGGAGGGGGAGACCGAGGCGGAAAAGATCATCCAACCGGGAGACCTTCTTTTGATCGAGCCGAATCATCCCATAGGAAACAAAGACCTGGTACTGCTGGTGACCAGTCGTGGATTCAAGGTCAGAAAATTGGTCAAAACCCCGCATGGAGATGCGCTTCAACCGCTCGATTCCGACTACGATGCCACCTGTTACGAGGAATCGAAAAACAACGCCCTGTTCTTCATCAGGGCACTCAAAAGAAAGGTGAATAAGGAGAGACTGGATTAA